A genomic segment from Sciurus carolinensis chromosome 1, mSciCar1.2, whole genome shotgun sequence encodes:
- the LOC124958146 gene encoding non-histone chromosomal protein HMG-14-like: MTPTQQNCLRLRGGSSPAPRQRGFGRLPRAAAHSAHSARSARSALPDGSVRPKRRVSWAQGATREEPKRRSARLAAKPAPAKEDAKPRKAAGENKSSDKKVPTKGKRGAKGKQAEVTNQETTEDLPAENGESPALDEAEEKEARFPSLELFPEEDHYCIIAVRIVCIL, encoded by the exons ATGACACCCACGCAACAGAATTGCCTTCG CTTGCGCGGCGGGAGCAGCCCAGCGCCCAGGCAGCGCGGCTTCGGAAGGCTCCCGCGCGCCGCAGCCCACAGCGCCCACAGCGCCCGCAGCGCCCGCAGCGCCCTGCCGGATGGGTCAGTTCGGCCCAAGAGGAGGGTCAGTTGGGCCCAAGGCGCAACGAGAGAGGAGCCCAAGCGGAGGTCGGCCCGCCTGGCGGCTAAGCCTGCTCCTGCCAAGGAGGACGCCAAGCCCAGGAAGGCGGCGGGGGAGAATAAATCTTCCGACAAAAAAGTTCcaacaaaagggaaaaggggagcaAAGGGAAAACAGGCTGAAGTGACTAACCAAGAAACTACAGAAGATTTACCTGCCGAAAATGGAGAAAGTCCAGCCTTGgatgaagcagaagagaaagaagctcgGTTCCCTTCTT TAGAATTGTTTCCCGAAGAAGACCACTACTGCATCATTGCTGTCAGAATCGTGTGTATTCTGTAA